From Synergistaceae bacterium, the proteins below share one genomic window:
- the pbpC gene encoding penicillin-binding protein 1C: MKRFLLILFLIVCVCAHNYISSVDVSPEKVTTIYGSPALYDADGRLFHVKLSPTSEWHIPVPLSDMGKWLPLVAVNAEDGRFYRHIGVDVIALCRAVWQDITRMDTVSGASTITAQLIRLSVSEREHRKRNLLTKLREFIMAVKIERVLTKPQILECYLNLAPFGGNIRGVEAASRIYFGKTASQISPGEACLLIGMLKGPAIFRPDTKPKAAMMRRNEIISLMERKKVFTHDEAIRAGLEELPRRKFPLPSRAFHFAELLLSQNHGLTGRINTTLNIEIQSKLEAVIKQALNDVPSNVTIAAGITDNSTGGIIAWCGNARFGYSSEPSSWVDCGRSARSPGSTLKPFAYLSAIEQGILTPSTLLADTSGAFSGRAPRNFDLTYRGAVTARTALHESLNAPAVRVLRRSGKDRVLTLLRMSGYRHLTQGAEFYGDSLILGGCEVTLLEQLEAYTFLASMGVHRGLKVLRDDVRTEERLASRAGCWIVADILRYDETFSGGRKLALKTGTSYGLRDAWACSWRPGYTVCVWAGNPEGASWPGLIGARISAPLAVRIHRLLPNSEWYVRPSDVIPRRVCSVSGKPPTALCPSAKIEWAVDGVSHTTPCDIHGVKSAAKSLREEAVKPNAFNIISPIPGASYFNAPLDTMRRIPFKAEGTDGKIYWYCDGVYIGMSAGKSTLFHGLDDGEHIISALDETGRTSAVNVKVYTPGKRQQGEKLF; this comes from the coding sequence GGCGGTTAATGCTGAGGACGGAAGATTTTACCGACACATAGGCGTTGACGTTATAGCACTGTGCCGGGCGGTGTGGCAGGACATTACGCGGATGGACACAGTATCAGGAGCTTCAACGATAACAGCGCAGTTAATCCGCCTGTCAGTCTCAGAAAGAGAACACAGAAAACGCAATCTCCTGACGAAATTACGGGAGTTTATCATGGCCGTGAAGATTGAGAGAGTACTCACAAAGCCGCAGATTTTAGAGTGCTATCTCAATCTCGCACCTTTCGGGGGAAATATCAGAGGGGTAGAGGCCGCCTCACGTATATATTTCGGGAAAACAGCCTCGCAGATTTCGCCGGGGGAAGCCTGCCTGCTAATCGGAATGCTGAAAGGCCCCGCGATATTCCGCCCCGACACTAAGCCAAAAGCGGCCATGATGAGACGAAACGAAATCATTTCCCTCATGGAGCGCAAGAAAGTTTTTACACATGACGAGGCAATACGGGCAGGGCTTGAGGAATTACCCCGCAGAAAATTCCCGCTGCCTTCACGGGCGTTTCACTTTGCGGAGCTGTTACTGTCGCAAAATCACGGGCTGACAGGGCGAATTAACACAACGCTGAACATTGAAATACAGTCAAAACTTGAGGCCGTAATCAAGCAGGCACTGAATGATGTCCCGTCAAACGTAACAATAGCAGCCGGAATTACGGACAATTCAACGGGCGGGATTATAGCGTGGTGCGGAAATGCGCGTTTCGGGTATAGCTCTGAGCCGTCATCATGGGTAGACTGCGGAAGGTCTGCGCGTTCGCCCGGTTCAACGTTAAAGCCGTTCGCGTACCTCTCAGCGATTGAGCAGGGAATATTAACGCCGTCAACATTGCTTGCTGATACATCCGGGGCGTTTTCGGGGCGTGCGCCGAGAAATTTTGACCTGACATACCGCGGGGCGGTTACGGCGCGGACTGCGCTTCATGAGTCGCTGAATGCTCCGGCGGTGAGGGTGCTGCGGCGTTCGGGGAAAGACAGAGTATTGACACTGCTTAGGATGTCGGGTTACAGGCACTTGACACAGGGCGCGGAGTTTTACGGCGATAGCCTGATACTCGGAGGGTGTGAAGTAACACTGCTCGAACAGCTAGAGGCGTATACGTTTCTTGCGTCAATGGGAGTTCACCGGGGCTTGAAGGTCTTGCGTGATGATGTTCGGACGGAGGAGCGTTTAGCGTCTAGGGCGGGTTGCTGGATTGTGGCTGACATTCTGAGATATGACGAAACATTTTCCGGCGGGAGAAAGCTCGCGCTGAAGACGGGAACAAGCTACGGCCTCCGCGATGCATGGGCATGTTCATGGCGGCCGGGCTATACTGTCTGCGTTTGGGCGGGAAACCCTGAAGGAGCGTCATGGCCGGGGTTAATCGGCGCAAGAATATCCGCACCGTTAGCCGTGAGAATACACCGCCTGCTGCCTAATTCCGAGTGGTACGTGAGACCGTCAGACGTAATCCCCCGCCGTGTTTGCTCAGTGTCAGGGAAACCGCCGACCGCTTTATGCCCGTCAGCAAAAATTGAGTGGGCTGTTGATGGAGTATCACACACAACACCGTGCGACATTCACGGGGTAAAGTCAGCCGCAAAATCTCTGCGTGAAGAAGCCGTGAAGCCCAATGCGTTTAACATAATATCGCCCATTCCGGGAGCGTCATACTTCAATGCGCCTCTTGACACAATGCGCCGTATACCGTTCAAAGCAGAAGGCACTGACGGAAAAATATACTGGTACTGCGACGGGGTTTATATCGGGATGAGCGCGGGAAAGTCAACGTTATTTCACGGGCTTGATGACGGCGAACACATCATAAGCGCACTTGACGAGACTGGCAGAACTTCAGCGGTTAATGTGAAAGTTTACACTCCGGGAAAAAGACAGCAGGGGGAAAAATTATTCTGA